The Pseudomonas kermanshahensis genome includes a window with the following:
- a CDS encoding universal stress protein, translating to MQYEHLLVAVDLTEECDPVIKRAMKLAEPSGAKVSLVHIVEPMAMAFGGDVPMDLSQLQQQQFDQAKERMERLFNKYPDINRGDSHLTYGQPRQEIHQLAKDQKCDLIVVGSHGRHGLALLLGSTANDVLHGAPCDVLAVRLQKKE from the coding sequence ATGCAATACGAACATTTGTTGGTCGCCGTCGACCTGACCGAAGAATGCGACCCGGTGATCAAGCGCGCCATGAAGCTCGCGGAACCCTCAGGCGCCAAGGTATCCCTGGTACACATCGTCGAACCGATGGCCATGGCATTTGGCGGCGACGTGCCCATGGACCTCTCACAGCTGCAACAGCAGCAGTTCGATCAGGCCAAAGAGCGAATGGAGCGCTTGTTCAACAAATACCCGGACATCAACCGCGGCGATTCCCACCTGACCTACGGCCAGCCCCGCCAGGAAATCCACCAACTGGCCAAGGACCAGAAGTGCGACCTGATCGTGGTCGGCAGCCATGGCCGACATGGCCTGGCTTTGCTGCTGGGCTCCACCGCCAACGACGTGCTGCATGGCGCGCCATGCGACGTGCTAGCGGTGCGGCTACAGAAGAAGGAATGA
- a CDS encoding ATP-binding cassette domain-containing protein translates to MTLLKFSDVSLAFGAMPLLDKVSWQIARGERVCIIGRNGTGKSSMLRLVKGEQKGDDGEIWRAPGLKIGELPQELPLADERSVFDVVAEGLDGVGALLAEFHHLSQNIQGDEDLEKLMHVQHELEARDGWRLQQVVESTLSRLQLPADKTLAELSGGWRRRVLLAQALVSEPDLLLLDEPTNHLDIGAIAWLEEALRGFNGAVLFITHDRSFLQNLATRILELDRGGLIDWNGDYASFLVHKEAALAAEETANALFDKRLAQEEVWIRQGIKARRTRNEGRVRALKALRVERGERRERQGKANIQIEAADKSGKQVMVLENISFAHADGPMLVKDFSMVLQRQDRIGLLGANGTGKTTLLKMMLGDLEPISGKVERGTKLEVAYFDQMRHQLDLEKTVIDNLAEGRDFIEIDGQNRHVLSYLGDFLFSPQRARTPVKALSGGERARLLLAKLFSKPANLLVLDEPTNDLDVETLELLEEVLSNYKGTVLMVSHDRAFLDNVVTSTLVFEGEGKVREYVGGYEDWIRQGGSPKLLGVTESKGGKSELNSAVVEKQDVQAAPAPAAAVADASKKKLSYKLQRELEMLPGQIDAIEQRMAEAQEEVNAAGFYQRPIAETSAVLAQIEKLQGELDVLVERWAELEG, encoded by the coding sequence ATGACCCTGCTCAAATTCAGCGATGTGTCCCTCGCATTCGGCGCCATGCCGCTGCTGGACAAAGTGTCCTGGCAGATCGCTCGTGGCGAGCGGGTGTGCATCATCGGCCGCAACGGCACCGGCAAGTCGAGCATGCTGCGCCTGGTCAAAGGCGAGCAGAAGGGCGACGACGGCGAGATCTGGCGCGCTCCGGGCCTGAAGATCGGCGAGCTGCCGCAGGAATTGCCGCTGGCCGACGAGCGCAGCGTGTTCGATGTGGTGGCCGAGGGCCTCGATGGCGTTGGCGCGTTGCTGGCCGAGTTCCATCACCTGAGCCAGAACATCCAGGGCGACGAAGACCTGGAAAAACTCATGCACGTTCAGCACGAGCTCGAAGCCCGTGACGGCTGGCGCCTGCAGCAGGTGGTCGAAAGCACCCTGAGCCGTCTGCAACTGCCTGCCGACAAGACCCTGGCCGAGCTGTCCGGTGGCTGGCGCCGCCGCGTGCTGTTGGCCCAGGCGCTGGTGTCGGAGCCTGACCTGCTGCTGCTCGACGAGCCGACCAACCACTTGGACATCGGTGCGATCGCCTGGCTTGAAGAGGCGCTGCGCGGGTTCAATGGCGCGGTACTGTTCATCACCCACGACCGGTCCTTCCTGCAGAACCTGGCCACTCGCATCCTCGAACTGGACCGCGGTGGGCTGATCGACTGGAACGGTGATTACGCCAGCTTCCTGGTGCACAAAGAAGCGGCGCTGGCCGCCGAGGAAACCGCCAACGCGCTGTTCGACAAGCGCCTGGCCCAGGAAGAAGTGTGGATCCGCCAGGGCATCAAGGCCCGGCGTACCCGTAACGAAGGGCGCGTACGTGCCCTCAAGGCCTTGCGCGTCGAGCGCGGCGAGCGCCGTGAGCGTCAGGGCAAGGCGAACATCCAGATCGAGGCGGCGGACAAGTCCGGCAAGCAGGTCATGGTGCTGGAAAATATCAGCTTCGCCCATGCCGACGGCCCGATGCTGGTCAAGGACTTCTCCATGGTCCTGCAGCGTCAGGACCGTATTGGCCTGCTGGGTGCCAACGGTACCGGCAAGACCACCTTGCTCAAGATGATGCTCGGTGACCTGGAGCCTATCTCGGGCAAGGTCGAGCGTGGCACCAAGCTGGAAGTGGCCTACTTCGACCAGATGCGCCATCAGCTCGATCTGGAAAAGACCGTGATCGACAATCTGGCCGAAGGCCGCGATTTCATCGAGATCGATGGCCAGAACCGCCACGTGCTCAGCTACCTGGGCGACTTCCTGTTCAGCCCCCAGCGTGCCCGTACGCCGGTCAAGGCGCTGTCGGGTGGCGAGCGTGCGCGCCTGCTGTTGGCCAAGCTGTTCAGCAAGCCGGCCAACCTGCTGGTGCTCGACGAACCGACCAACGACCTCGATGTGGAAACCCTCGAGCTGCTCGAAGAGGTGCTGTCCAACTACAAGGGCACCGTGCTGATGGTCAGCCACGACCGGGCCTTCCTCGACAACGTCGTCACCAGCACCCTGGTGTTCGAAGGCGAGGGCAAGGTGCGCGAGTATGTCGGTGGCTATGAGGACTGGATCCGTCAGGGCGGCTCGCCCAAGCTGCTGGGCGTGACCGAAAGCAAGGGCGGCAAGTCCGAGCTCAACAGCGCGGTGGTGGAAAAGCAGGACGTGCAAGCCGCACCGGCGCCAGCGGCAGCCGTGGCCGACGCCTCGAAGAAGAAACTCAGCTACAAACTGCAGCGTGAGCTGGAGATGTTGCCTGGGCAGATCGATGCGATCGAACAGCGCATGGCTGAGGCGCAGGAAGAAGTGAATGCGGCGGGCTTCTATCAGCGGCCAATCGCCGAGACTTCGGCGGTGCTGGCGCAGATCGAGAAGCTGCAAGGCGAGCTGGATGTGCTGGTAGAGCGCTGGGCTGAGCTGGAAGGCTGA